One region of Polynucleobacter sp. Adler-ghost genomic DNA includes:
- the thrC gene encoding threonine synthase has protein sequence MRYQSTRGNSPQQSFLEILLGGLAPDGGLYLPTEYPQVTKAQLDAWRGMPYADLAYEVLSLYCDDIPEADLRALLRKTYTEQVYCNGRAEDNAKDITPLHWLGEEQGARIGLLSLSNGPTLAFKDMAMQLLGNLFEYALKKNGQKLNILGATSGDTGSAAEYAMRGKEGVKVFMLSPRGKMSSFQSAQMYSLQDPNIFNLAVAGVFDDCQDIVKAVSNDHSFKANHQIGTVNSINWGRVVAQVVYYFQGYLLATKSSDEKVSFTVPSGNFGNICAGHIARMMGLPIAHLIAATNENDVLDEFFRTGVYRARKSAETLHTSSPSMDISKASNFERFVFDFMGKDGKATAAMFKQVDQAGGFDISKDAVFKDIAHYGFQSGRSTHENRLETIRNIDAQYGVMIDTHTADGVKVAREHLQAGIPMIVLETALPIKFEETIEVALGRPAECPAAFKDIKSKPQRVENIDADVNQVKNFITAHTN, from the coding sequence ATGCGTTACCAATCCACCCGGGGTAATAGCCCACAGCAATCCTTTTTAGAAATTCTGCTTGGCGGATTAGCGCCAGATGGTGGCCTGTATCTTCCGACAGAGTACCCGCAAGTTACTAAAGCGCAGTTAGATGCTTGGCGTGGTATGCCCTATGCCGATCTCGCTTATGAGGTCTTAAGTCTTTATTGCGACGACATTCCTGAGGCAGATCTACGTGCTCTATTGCGTAAGACCTATACAGAGCAGGTCTACTGTAATGGGCGCGCTGAAGACAATGCCAAAGATATCACTCCACTGCATTGGTTGGGTGAGGAACAGGGCGCACGTATTGGTTTACTTAGTCTATCCAATGGGCCCACATTGGCATTTAAAGATATGGCGATGCAGTTGCTCGGAAACCTCTTTGAATACGCCTTAAAAAAGAATGGTCAAAAACTCAATATTTTGGGCGCGACATCCGGAGATACTGGAAGTGCTGCTGAATACGCAATGCGCGGCAAAGAGGGTGTAAAAGTATTTATGCTTTCACCACGTGGCAAGATGAGCTCATTCCAGTCTGCCCAAATGTATTCTCTGCAAGATCCTAATATCTTTAATTTAGCAGTTGCTGGCGTATTTGACGATTGCCAAGATATTGTTAAAGCAGTGAGTAATGATCATAGCTTTAAAGCGAACCACCAAATTGGTACGGTTAACTCCATTAACTGGGGTCGTGTAGTTGCTCAGGTGGTGTATTACTTCCAAGGCTATTTACTGGCCACAAAATCGAGCGATGAAAAAGTGTCATTCACTGTGCCATCAGGGAACTTTGGCAATATCTGTGCTGGTCATATTGCCCGCATGATGGGTTTGCCAATCGCCCATCTGATTGCGGCTACCAATGAGAATGATGTTCTCGATGAGTTCTTCCGCACCGGTGTCTATCGGGCACGTAAGTCTGCTGAAACTTTGCACACCTCTAGCCCGTCTATGGATATCTCTAAGGCGAGCAACTTTGAGCGCTTTGTATTTGATTTTATGGGTAAGGATGGCAAGGCCACTGCGGCTATGTTCAAACAAGTCGATCAAGCTGGTGGCTTTGATATTTCTAAAGATGCCGTCTTTAAAGACATTGCACATTATGGATTTCAATCTGGCCGCAGCACCCATGAAAATCGTCTAGAAACGATTCGCAATATTGACGCGCAGTATGGTGTGATGATTGATACGCATACGGCGGATGGTGTGAAGGTTGCGCGCGAACATTTGCAGGCAGGCATTCCGATGATTGTTTTGGAAACTGCTTTACCTATTAAGTTTGAAGAAACGATTGAGGTTGCATTAGGGCGTCCAGCAGAATGTCCAGCAGCATTCAAGGACATCAAATCAAAGCCACAGCGCGTTGAAAATATCGACGCAGACGTCAATCAAGTTAAAAACTTCATTACTGCTCACACCAACTAA
- a CDS encoding homoserine dehydrogenase, producing MKPIQVGLLGIGTVGGGVFTVLERNQDEITRRAGRGIRINTVADLNVERAKELVKDRAQVVSDARAVINNPEIDIVVELIGGYGIAKDLVLEAIAAGKHVVTANKALIAVHGNEIFKAAHEKGVMVAFEAAVAGGIPIIKALREGLTANRIEWIAGIINGTTNFILSEMRDKGLDFATVLKEAQRLGYAEADPTFDIEGVDAAHKATIMSAIAFGIPMQFEKAHVEGITKLDAIDIQYAEQLGYRIKLLGIAKKTTTGVELRVHPTLIPTKRLIANVEGAMNAVQVFGDAVGTTLYYGKGAGSEPTASAVIADLVDITRLLGASPESRVPYLAFQPDAVRDIAVLPMGEITTSYYLRLRVADQAGVLADITKILAAHSISIDALLQKEADEGESQTDLVALTHETKEKHMLAAIQEIQNLKTVAGEVVKIRLENLS from the coding sequence ATGAAACCGATTCAAGTAGGTCTATTAGGTATTGGCACTGTAGGTGGTGGTGTATTTACTGTTCTCGAACGTAACCAAGATGAGATTACCCGTCGTGCTGGTCGTGGCATTCGTATTAACACTGTTGCCGACCTTAATGTAGAGCGTGCTAAGGAGTTAGTCAAAGATCGCGCTCAAGTTGTGAGTGATGCTCGTGCCGTTATTAACAATCCTGAAATTGATATCGTTGTTGAGTTGATTGGTGGTTATGGTATTGCTAAGGACTTAGTGCTTGAGGCAATCGCAGCTGGCAAGCATGTGGTTACAGCCAATAAGGCTTTGATCGCGGTGCATGGCAATGAGATTTTTAAAGCTGCCCACGAAAAGGGCGTGATGGTTGCGTTTGAAGCTGCCGTTGCTGGCGGTATTCCAATTATCAAAGCGCTTCGTGAAGGTTTGACTGCGAACCGCATTGAGTGGATTGCTGGCATCATCAACGGCACAACCAATTTCATTCTTTCTGAGATGCGTGACAAAGGCTTAGACTTTGCGACTGTCTTGAAAGAAGCGCAGCGTTTGGGCTACGCAGAGGCAGATCCGACGTTTGATATTGAAGGTGTAGATGCTGCCCATAAGGCCACCATCATGAGTGCAATTGCGTTTGGTATTCCCATGCAATTTGAGAAAGCGCACGTTGAGGGTATTACCAAGTTAGATGCCATCGATATTCAATATGCTGAGCAGTTAGGCTATCGCATTAAGTTACTTGGGATTGCGAAAAAGACAACTACTGGCGTTGAGTTGCGCGTGCACCCAACCTTAATTCCAACGAAGCGTCTCATTGCAAACGTTGAAGGCGCCATGAATGCTGTTCAGGTATTCGGGGACGCTGTTGGTACTACGCTTTACTACGGTAAGGGTGCAGGCTCAGAGCCAACCGCTTCTGCTGTGATTGCAGACTTAGTGGATATCACGCGTTTATTGGGTGCAAGCCCAGAGAGTCGCGTCCCTTATTTGGCGTTTCAGCCGGATGCAGTTCGCGATATTGCCGTATTGCCAATGGGTGAAATTACCACGAGCTATTACTTGCGTTTGCGCGTAGCAGATCAAGCCGGTGTATTGGCTGACATTACCAAGATCTTGGCGGCTCATAGCATCTCTATTGATGCCCTCTTGCAAAAAGAAGCCGATGAAGGTGAAAGCCAAACTGATTTGGTTGCACTGACTCACGAGACTAAAGAAAAGCACATGCTGGCAGCGATACAGGAAATTCAGAATCTGAAAACTGTTGCCGGTGAAGTGGTGAAGATCCGTTTAGAAAATCTGTCCTAA
- a CDS encoding pyridoxal phosphate-dependent aminotransferase, whose amino-acid sequence MKPILKSEKLNHVCYDIRGPVLELAQRMEEEGHKIIKLNIGNVGVFGFDPPEEIQLDMIRNLGNASAYSDSKGIFAARKAIMQYCQEKGIQGVTLDDIYTGNGVSELIVLAMNALLNNGDEVLVPAPDYPLWTAAVSLSGGTPVHYLCDESKEWAPDLADLRKKITPRTKAIVVINPNNPTGAIYAKEVLTELTSIAREHGLILFADEIYDKMLYDKEKHVSLASLSTDVVTITFNGLSKNYRSCGYRAGWMVVSGDKEMIRDYIEGLNMLSSMRLCANVPGQYAIQTALGGYQSINDLVNEGGRLAKQRDLAWKLITEIPGVTCVKPKSALYLFPKLDSEMYPIEDDQQFVADLLKEEKVLLVQGTGFNWVKSDHFRVVFLPHEDVLKEAIGRLARFLERYRQKHSRKVTNSTNSTATKAS is encoded by the coding sequence GTGAAACCGATCCTAAAGTCCGAAAAACTCAATCACGTCTGTTATGACATTCGTGGACCCGTGCTGGAGCTCGCTCAGCGCATGGAAGAAGAGGGTCACAAAATCATCAAACTCAACATCGGCAACGTGGGTGTTTTTGGGTTTGATCCTCCAGAAGAGATTCAGTTGGACATGATCCGTAATTTGGGTAATGCCTCAGCGTACTCTGATTCCAAGGGAATTTTTGCGGCTCGTAAGGCCATCATGCAATATTGCCAGGAAAAAGGCATTCAGGGCGTTACTTTGGATGACATCTATACCGGTAATGGGGTTTCTGAATTAATCGTTCTTGCAATGAATGCATTGCTCAATAACGGTGATGAAGTCCTGGTGCCGGCACCTGACTACCCATTATGGACAGCTGCTGTCAGCTTGTCTGGTGGCACCCCAGTACATTATTTATGTGATGAGTCGAAAGAGTGGGCCCCGGATCTAGCGGATTTACGTAAAAAAATTACGCCCCGCACTAAAGCGATTGTGGTGATTAATCCCAACAATCCAACAGGCGCCATTTATGCCAAAGAAGTACTGACAGAGTTAACCTCTATCGCCCGTGAACATGGCTTGATTCTGTTTGCCGACGAGATTTACGACAAGATGTTGTACGACAAAGAGAAGCATGTCTCATTGGCGTCCTTATCTACTGATGTAGTGACAATTACTTTTAATGGTTTATCCAAAAACTATCGCTCTTGCGGCTACCGTGCTGGCTGGATGGTGGTGTCTGGAGATAAAGAGATGATTCGTGATTACATCGAAGGCCTCAATATGTTGTCCTCTATGCGCCTGTGCGCCAACGTACCAGGTCAGTATGCTATTCAGACAGCTTTGGGTGGCTATCAAAGCATCAATGATTTGGTCAACGAAGGCGGGCGTTTAGCCAAGCAGCGCGATCTCGCCTGGAAACTCATTACCGAAATTCCGGGTGTGACTTGTGTCAAGCCAAAGTCTGCTTTGTATTTATTCCCAAAACTCGATTCTGAAATGTATCCAATTGAAGATGATCAGCAATTTGTAGCTGATCTTCTGAAAGAAGAAAAAGTATTGCTGGTGCAAGGCACTGGTTTTAATTGGGTCAAGTCAGATCACTTCCGTGTAGTGTTCTTACCTCATGAGGATGTGCTGAAGGAGGCCATTGGCCGTCTGGCACGCTTCTTGGAGCGTTATCGTCAAAAACATAGTCGCAAGGTAACTAATTCGACTAATTCAACAGCAACAAAGGCATCATGA
- a CDS encoding Mth938-like domain-containing protein, which translates to MKLQSDPHSGANTITGYGDGYIEINKIPYSHAVLLSSDGEILEWAIKSFEELSSADFTQMASLKPELIIIGTGKRQRFPRPELLKTLIEAKLGFEVMDSQAACRTYNILVGEGRQVLLALIVEAA; encoded by the coding sequence GTGAAGCTTCAATCTGACCCCCATTCCGGAGCCAATACGATCACCGGTTACGGCGATGGCTACATCGAGATCAATAAGATCCCCTATAGTCACGCGGTTTTGCTGAGTTCTGATGGTGAAATCCTGGAATGGGCAATCAAGTCCTTTGAAGAGCTGAGTTCAGCAGATTTCACTCAAATGGCCTCCCTTAAGCCTGAATTAATCATTATTGGCACTGGTAAACGGCAGCGCTTCCCAAGGCCTGAACTTTTAAAAACCTTGATTGAAGCCAAGCTTGGTTTTGAGGTGATGGATTCTCAGGCCGCTTGTCGCACTTACAACATCCTTGTTGGCGAAGGTCGCCAAGTCCTTCTTGCTCTGATTGTGGAGGCCGCCTAA
- a CDS encoding glycosyltransferase family 39 protein translates to MQFDPIRQSSTLKPVSILILVLIYALLWFGTLNYRHLIPSDEGRYAEIAREMLVTGDWVTPRYNGYKYFEKPPLQIWATATAFNIFGIGDWQARLWTALTGFLTIVFIGFTGARIYSPRAGWLAAIALASSPMWVIGGHINSLDMGLSAFLVAALCSLLLAQSSQNSSDTRRWMWACWAFMALATLSKGVIGVAIPGMVFAVYSITAWDWKIWKRLHIISGSILFLVITAPWFVLVAQRNPEFLEFFFIHEHLQRFTQTAHSRTGPVYYFIPLLIIGFLPWIAQIPGALTQAWQERNREFSSGWLLTCWFAVIMGFFSISQSKLPGYIIPVFPALAMLVGHSVDRNLSLGNELGLPWKLQALFFAILGGLGFFFLGEVSKQARPDEIESYAQYTYWIVAALIALITFSLLSFIQSKRNGLSSITSFAVGFFLCAIIAGTGHETLGRAVSGIDLVEKVKAGIPEKVNFYSIRILDHTVPFYLGRTMIMVESPDELEFGVKQEPELWIPTFAAFIERWKKDQTAYALMVPEQYIELQKLNVPVQEVGRDSRRVIVKHPDLQSSSAQ, encoded by the coding sequence ATGCAGTTTGACCCAATTCGGCAGTCAAGCACCCTCAAACCGGTAAGTATTCTGATTTTGGTTTTGATCTATGCCTTGCTGTGGTTTGGCACCTTAAATTATCGTCACCTCATTCCGTCAGATGAAGGACGTTATGCCGAGATTGCTCGTGAGATGCTCGTCACTGGAGATTGGGTCACACCTCGCTACAACGGGTATAAGTATTTTGAAAAACCCCCTTTACAAATTTGGGCCACCGCTACCGCCTTCAATATATTTGGCATTGGTGATTGGCAAGCGCGCTTATGGACTGCGCTCACTGGATTTCTAACGATTGTGTTTATCGGATTTACTGGCGCACGTATCTACAGTCCACGAGCAGGCTGGTTAGCTGCAATCGCTTTAGCTTCGAGCCCAATGTGGGTGATTGGTGGACATATCAACTCACTCGATATGGGATTGTCAGCATTTTTAGTCGCTGCACTCTGCAGTCTTTTATTGGCACAAAGCTCCCAAAACTCGAGCGATACCAGGAGGTGGATGTGGGCCTGCTGGGCCTTTATGGCCTTAGCAACGCTATCCAAGGGTGTGATTGGAGTCGCCATCCCCGGAATGGTATTTGCTGTTTATTCGATTACTGCGTGGGACTGGAAGATCTGGAAGCGACTACACATCATTAGTGGCTCGATTTTATTTTTAGTCATTACTGCACCTTGGTTTGTTCTGGTGGCGCAACGCAATCCAGAATTTTTGGAGTTCTTCTTTATTCACGAACACTTACAACGTTTTACACAAACAGCCCACAGCCGCACTGGTCCAGTTTATTACTTCATACCACTGTTAATAATTGGCTTTTTGCCATGGATTGCACAAATTCCCGGAGCTCTTACTCAGGCTTGGCAAGAGCGTAATCGTGAGTTTTCTAGCGGATGGTTACTCACCTGCTGGTTTGCCGTGATCATGGGATTTTTTAGTATCTCTCAATCAAAATTGCCTGGCTACATCATCCCAGTCTTTCCGGCGCTGGCAATGCTTGTTGGCCATTCCGTAGATCGCAATCTGAGCCTTGGTAATGAACTGGGCCTACCCTGGAAATTACAAGCCCTCTTCTTTGCCATCTTAGGTGGCCTTGGATTTTTCTTCTTAGGCGAAGTGAGTAAGCAAGCAAGACCGGATGAAATTGAATCTTATGCTCAATATACTTATTGGATAGTTGCAGCGCTGATTGCATTAATTACATTTAGCCTCCTGTCATTTATACAAAGTAAACGTAATGGCCTAAGTAGCATCACTAGTTTTGCAGTAGGATTTTTTCTCTGCGCAATCATTGCGGGTACGGGCCACGAAACTTTAGGTCGCGCAGTATCCGGCATCGACTTAGTGGAAAAAGTGAAAGCCGGCATTCCTGAAAAAGTGAATTTTTACTCCATCAGAATCCTAGACCACACAGTACCCTTCTATCTCGGCAGAACGATGATCATGGTGGAGTCTCCGGATGAATTGGAATTTGGCGTTAAGCAAGAGCCTGAGTTGTGGATCCCCACCTTTGCTGCTTTTATCGAACGCTGGAAAAAAGATCAGACGGCTTATGCATTGATGGTTCCAGAGCAATATATCGAGCTGCAGAAACTCAATGTACCAGTGCAAGAAGTGGGTAGAGATTCTCGGCGCGTCATTGTTAAACATCCGGATTTACAAAGCAGCTCCGCACAATAA
- a CDS encoding DegT/DnrJ/EryC1/StrS aminotransferase family protein: MSTTENTLPFIPFTRPHFNQETIDAVAEVLRSGWVTSGPKLAEFEATLSDYFGGRPVRCFANGTATMKIALQVAGIGAGDEVITTPISWVATSNVILSVGATPVFVDIDPVTRNIDLNKVAAAITPKTRAIMPVYLAGLPINMDQLYGLAKQYQLRVIEDAAQAFGSQWKGQKIGSMGDLVSFSFQANKNLSTVEGGCLVLNNADEARLAEKFRLQGLTRQGMDGMDVDVLGGKDNLTDVNAVIGLYQLKQLPAFQARRSALAKQYFDAIRHEMKSADLGNLNLELPVENFTDSNWHMFQVVLPLEQLNVDRAQVMLELKELGIGTGVHYPLITGFTLYQKLGYQAEVTPIAKRIGRSILTLPLFPGMADEDIGRIAKGLTGILKKHRKN; this comes from the coding sequence ATGTCCACTACTGAAAATACCCTTCCCTTCATCCCATTTACGCGCCCACACTTTAATCAAGAAACGATTGATGCAGTTGCCGAGGTTTTACGTTCTGGTTGGGTTACCTCAGGTCCGAAGCTAGCGGAGTTTGAAGCGACCTTAAGCGACTATTTCGGCGGTCGACCTGTGCGTTGCTTTGCCAATGGCACCGCCACTATGAAAATCGCTTTGCAGGTAGCCGGTATTGGAGCTGGGGATGAAGTCATCACTACCCCTATTTCTTGGGTAGCCACTTCGAATGTGATTCTGAGCGTGGGTGCAACACCCGTATTTGTCGATATCGATCCCGTTACACGCAATATTGACTTAAATAAAGTGGCTGCAGCAATTACACCAAAGACGCGGGCCATCATGCCCGTTTATTTGGCTGGGTTGCCTATCAATATGGATCAACTCTATGGCCTGGCTAAGCAATATCAATTACGCGTGATTGAAGATGCAGCGCAAGCTTTTGGGTCGCAGTGGAAGGGTCAAAAAATTGGCAGCATGGGTGATCTCGTGAGCTTTAGCTTTCAGGCCAATAAAAATTTATCAACTGTTGAGGGCGGCTGTCTTGTTCTTAACAATGCTGACGAAGCAAGGCTTGCAGAGAAGTTTCGTCTTCAAGGTCTCACACGCCAAGGTATGGATGGTATGGATGTTGATGTACTAGGTGGCAAAGATAATTTGACTGACGTGAATGCAGTTATCGGCCTGTATCAACTTAAACAATTACCAGCATTTCAAGCGCGTAGAAGTGCTTTGGCTAAACAGTATTTCGATGCCATTCGCCATGAAATGAAATCAGCGGACCTAGGTAATCTCAATTTAGAGTTACCAGTAGAAAACTTCACTGATAGCAACTGGCATATGTTCCAAGTTGTACTGCCGCTTGAGCAATTGAACGTAGATCGTGCGCAGGTGATGCTTGAACTTAAAGAGTTGGGTATTGGTACCGGCGTCCATTACCCGTTGATTACAGGGTTCACGCTTTACCAAAAGCTGGGGTACCAAGCTGAAGTCACTCCCATAGCAAAGCGTATTGGTCGCTCCATTTTGACCCTCCCCCTTTTTCCAGGGATGGCAGATGAAGATATTGGCCGTATAGCCAAGGGTTTGACTGGAATTCTGAAGAAACATCGTAAAAACTAA
- a CDS encoding glycosyltransferase: protein MTANLATQACNPTLSIVIPVYNEEDGLQALFDRLYPALDVMANKRNIAYEVVFVNDGSKDRSAGILAKQVELRPDVTRAVLFHSNFGQHMAIMAGFEYSRGEYIITLDADLQNPPEEIDALVNELLKGHDYVGTIRANRRDSFFRKFASRAMNHLRQKITRITMTDQGCMLRGYSRRIVDLVRQCDESNTFIPALAYTFASNPTEITVKHEERFAGESKYSLYQLIRLNFDLVTGFSVMPLQIFSILGMLLAMAAGSLFIYLLVRRFVLGAEVEGVFTLFALTFFLIGVMLFGLGLLGEYIGRIYQQVRERPRYVVQTVLEKK from the coding sequence ATGACTGCAAATTTAGCTACCCAAGCCTGCAATCCGACACTCAGCATTGTCATTCCCGTTTACAACGAGGAAGATGGCCTACAAGCCCTCTTTGATCGCTTATATCCTGCGCTAGATGTCATGGCTAATAAGCGCAACATTGCTTATGAAGTGGTGTTTGTGAATGATGGCAGTAAAGATCGCTCCGCCGGTATCCTGGCTAAGCAAGTTGAGCTGCGCCCAGATGTCACACGTGCGGTGTTATTTCATAGCAACTTTGGTCAGCACATGGCGATCATGGCTGGCTTTGAATACTCCCGCGGCGAATACATCATCACCCTCGATGCTGACTTGCAGAATCCCCCGGAAGAAATCGATGCATTGGTAAATGAATTACTAAAAGGTCATGACTACGTTGGCACTATTCGCGCCAATCGTCGCGATAGCTTCTTCAGAAAATTTGCTTCACGTGCAATGAATCATTTGCGCCAAAAAATTACTCGTATTACGATGACTGATCAAGGATGCATGCTGCGTGGCTATAGCCGACGTATTGTTGATCTCGTACGTCAGTGCGATGAAAGCAACACCTTTATTCCGGCACTGGCTTATACATTCGCATCCAACCCAACTGAAATTACCGTCAAACATGAAGAGCGTTTTGCTGGTGAGTCAAAATACAGCCTCTATCAACTCATTCGTTTGAACTTTGACTTAGTGACCGGCTTTTCCGTCATGCCTTTGCAGATTTTCTCGATCCTGGGCATGTTGCTGGCAATGGCTGCGGGCAGTCTGTTTATCTACCTTCTGGTTCGCCGGTTTGTGCTGGGCGCGGAGGTTGAAGGGGTGTTCACCCTCTTCGCTCTCACCTTCTTCCTGATTGGCGTGATGCTATTTGGTCTTGGTCTACTCGGTGAGTACATCGGCCGCATCTACCAACAAGTTCGCGAGCGTCCACGCTATGTTGTGCAAACTGTCTTAGAGAAAAAATAA
- a CDS encoding formyltransferase: MHAVVFAYHDVGVNCLKALLGAGIQVDLVITHQDDPHENVWFGSVAKLCDDQKIPYITPNANQLMELIPQLQKLTPDYLFSFYYRHMIPAELLACAKIGALNMHGSLLPKFRGRAPVNWAILQGATETGATLHMMEVKPDAGDIVGQSAVSIGPNETATDVFGKVSRAAITVINQALPELIQGRIPRKPNNLAQGSYFGGRKPADGQILWHQTAQQVHNLVRAVAPPYPGAFTDWQGQRRIVARTSLEGPFPSQLDLQAPGIQVVDNQVFGVCGDQKAVAILDWFPANS, from the coding sequence TTGCACGCAGTCGTCTTTGCTTATCATGATGTTGGCGTTAACTGCCTTAAGGCATTGCTAGGTGCAGGCATTCAGGTTGATCTAGTGATTACCCATCAAGATGATCCTCATGAGAATGTCTGGTTTGGAAGCGTTGCGAAACTGTGTGATGATCAAAAGATTCCTTACATCACTCCAAATGCGAATCAGCTGATGGAGCTCATACCGCAACTTCAAAAACTAACACCTGATTACCTTTTTTCCTTTTACTACCGCCACATGATTCCGGCAGAACTCTTGGCCTGCGCCAAGATTGGTGCCTTGAATATGCACGGCTCATTGCTGCCAAAGTTCCGTGGGCGGGCACCTGTTAATTGGGCTATCTTGCAGGGTGCAACAGAAACAGGCGCAACATTGCACATGATGGAAGTTAAGCCGGATGCGGGTGACATTGTGGGACAGTCAGCCGTTTCGATTGGGCCCAACGAAACTGCCACCGATGTCTTTGGCAAAGTCAGCCGGGCAGCCATCACGGTAATCAACCAGGCTCTACCCGAGCTTATTCAAGGCCGCATCCCTAGAAAACCCAATAATCTGGCTCAGGGAAGCTATTTTGGGGGCCGCAAGCCTGCCGATGGGCAAATTCTGTGGCATCAGACTGCTCAGCAGGTTCATAACCTCGTCAGAGCCGTTGCACCCCCTTATCCAGGCGCTTTTACAGACTGGCAAGGTCAGCGCAGAATTGTGGCTCGGACCAGCCTAGAGGGCCCATTTCCGAGCCAGCTAGATCTTCAGGCTCCCGGCATCCAAGTGGTTGATAATCAGGTATTCGGCGTTTGTGGGGACCAAAAAGCGGTAGCGATACTGGACTGGTTCCCAGCAAATAGCTAA
- a CDS encoding bifunctional UDP-4-keto-pentose/UDP-xylose synthase, which yields MKKVLILGVNGFIGHHLSKRILETTDWHVYGMDMQNDRLGDLVNHPRMHFFEGDITINKEWVEYHIRKCDVILPLVAIATPATYVQQPLKVFELDFEANLPIVRSAVKYKKHLVFPSTSEVYGMCEDGEFDPAKSNMVYGPINKPRWIYACSKQLMDRVIWGYGMEGLRFTLFRPFNWIGPGLDSIYTPKEGSSRVVTQFLGHIVRGEPINVVDGGAQKRAFTYVDDGIDALMRIIDNKDGIANGKIYNIGNPKNNHSIRELANQMLDIARSIPEYAKTANEVKIVETTSGAYYGEGYQDVQNRVPAIDNTMTELGWKPIINMSDALKNIFEAYRHDVENARHLVDKE from the coding sequence ATGAAAAAAGTACTCATTCTTGGCGTAAACGGCTTTATTGGCCATCACCTTTCAAAGCGCATCCTGGAGACAACCGATTGGCATGTCTATGGCATGGATATGCAGAACGATCGCCTTGGTGATTTAGTAAACCATCCTCGCATGCACTTTTTTGAGGGTGACATCACCATCAATAAAGAATGGGTTGAATATCACATCCGTAAATGCGATGTCATCTTGCCCTTAGTAGCCATTGCAACACCAGCAACTTATGTTCAGCAACCATTAAAAGTATTTGAGCTCGACTTCGAAGCCAATTTACCAATCGTGCGCTCGGCAGTTAAATACAAAAAGCATTTGGTTTTTCCATCTACATCTGAAGTCTATGGCATGTGTGAAGATGGTGAGTTTGATCCCGCGAAGTCAAACATGGTTTATGGCCCAATCAACAAACCACGCTGGATCTATGCTTGCTCTAAACAATTAATGGATCGCGTGATCTGGGGTTACGGCATGGAAGGTTTGCGCTTCACCCTCTTTCGCCCATTTAACTGGATTGGCCCAGGACTAGATAGCATCTACACACCAAAAGAAGGCTCTTCCCGTGTTGTTACTCAGTTCTTGGGTCATATCGTTCGCGGCGAGCCCATCAATGTAGTTGATGGTGGTGCGCAAAAACGTGCCTTTACTTATGTTGATGATGGTATCGACGCCTTAATGCGCATCATCGACAACAAAGATGGTATTGCGAACGGCAAGATCTACAACATCGGTAATCCAAAGAACAACCACTCTATTCGTGAACTCGCCAATCAGATGCTCGATATCGCTCGTAGTATTCCTGAATACGCAAAGACAGCAAATGAGGTGAAGATAGTAGAAACCACTTCCGGCGCTTACTACGGTGAAGGCTATCAGGATGTCCAGAACCGTGTCCCTGCAATTGACAACACGATGACTGAATTGGGCTGGAAGCCAATTATCAATATGAGCGATGCGCTGAAGAATATTTTTGAAGCCTATCGACATGACGTTGAAAACGCACGTCATTTAGTTGATAAAGAATAA